One genomic window of Deltaproteobacteria bacterium includes the following:
- a CDS encoding CehA/McbA family metallohydrolase encodes MIVGDRLSQLFEISGSLHRLLVPAIIAGMSLAMVGCGGDDDDSDSSASSDDDTTDDDTATDDDTTDDDVADDDVDDDTTDDDVSDDDTLDDDDTGPYADDFCAYFLTGEVDLEGTDADGDGVPNGWDHCPNNPADSLDSDRDGIGNASDPDMDGDGTPNDEDADRDGDGAEDVDEDAAGTDPADPSSVPDLPRFDLDLGVWNPEPGWYIGDLHIHTEYSHDSVARLAWQIGAARKAGLEFLAITDHDVFEAPFDPAWDQDGLLLLPGIEWGGAGGHANMWGIRTLQDAASNTPDDIRLSWRQARLQGGVQSLNHYGGDKDDWDALFALAPDLFAELDTIEIWNIFWLFNESTNEPSVALWEDLLNEGHRIGAVGGGDVHYGPAFHITPATVVYAQSLSVPGILDGIRRGRTYITQADLLTFDGRPELDFRADGDGDGIFEAMLGDEVPPGTVTLQIDIKHAKGPVQVIRNGEEIARFADHDYNADVHYTLDDDAPAGAWYRVQMRDNGQPWAMMRLMSSAIYVSE; translated from the coding sequence ATGATCGTGGGTGATCGTTTGTCGCAGTTGTTCGAGATCTCCGGTTCCCTCCACCGCCTCCTGGTGCCGGCCATCATCGCGGGCATGTCGCTTGCGATGGTCGGTTGCGGCGGTGACGACGATGACTCCGACTCCTCGGCTTCGTCGGATGACGATACGACGGATGACGACACGGCGACCGATGACGACACGACCGACGACGATGTGGCCGACGATGACGTCGATGACGACACGACCGACGACGACGTTTCGGACGACGACACGCTCGATGACGACGACACCGGCCCGTACGCCGATGACTTCTGCGCGTACTTTCTGACGGGCGAGGTCGATCTCGAAGGGACCGACGCGGACGGCGATGGCGTGCCCAACGGCTGGGACCACTGCCCGAACAATCCCGCGGACAGTCTGGACAGCGACCGCGACGGCATCGGCAACGCCTCGGACCCCGACATGGACGGCGACGGCACACCCAACGACGAGGACGCCGACCGCGACGGCGACGGAGCGGAGGACGTGGACGAAGACGCGGCGGGCACGGACCCGGCGGACCCCTCTTCGGTCCCGGACCTGCCGCGATTCGACCTCGATCTCGGCGTGTGGAACCCCGAGCCCGGCTGGTACATCGGCGATCTGCACATCCACACCGAATACAGCCACGACAGCGTGGCGCGGCTCGCGTGGCAGATCGGCGCGGCGCGCAAGGCCGGGCTCGAGTTTCTCGCCATCACCGATCACGACGTCTTCGAAGCGCCGTTCGATCCCGCGTGGGATCAGGACGGACTGCTGCTCCTGCCCGGCATCGAGTGGGGTGGCGCCGGTGGTCACGCCAACATGTGGGGCATCCGCACCTTGCAGGACGCGGCGTCCAACACGCCGGACGACATCCGCCTGTCGTGGCGGCAGGCCCGGCTTCAGGGTGGCGTGCAGTCGCTCAATCACTACGGCGGGGACAAAGACGATTGGGATGCGCTCTTCGCCCTCGCCCCCGATCTGTTCGCGGAACTCGACACCATCGAGATCTGGAACATCTTCTGGCTGTTCAACGAATCGACCAACGAGCCGTCGGTCGCGTTGTGGGAGGACCTGCTGAACGAGGGCCACCGCATCGGCGCGGTCGGCGGCGGCGACGTCCACTACGGCCCTGCGTTTCACATCACGCCGGCCACGGTGGTGTACGCACAGTCGCTGTCGGTGCCCGGCATCCTCGACGGCATCCGCCGCGGGCGCACGTACATCACGCAGGCTGATCTCCTGACCTTCGACGGCCGTCCCGAACTCGATTTCCGCGCCGACGGCGACGGCGATGGGATCTTCGAGGCCATGCTCGGCGACGAGGTGCCGCCCGGAACCGTCACGCTGCAAATCGACATCAAGCACGCCAAGGGGCCGGTGCAGGTGATCCGCAACGGCGAGGAGATCGCGCGCTTTGCCGATCACGACTATAACGCCGACGTGCACTACACGCTCGATGACGACGCCCCCGCCGGCGCGTGGTACCGCGTGCAGATGCGCGATAACGGGCAACCGTGGGCGATGATGCGCCTGATGTCGTCGGCGATTTACGTGTCGGAATGA